In the genome of Pseudomonas sp. B33.4, the window CTTTAGCAAAAGCACTGCCCGAGTTGCCCTTTTTGATCTCTTCTGAAAAATCGTGGTAGATCACCACTATTTCACGCTGATAAGGATCGACGAACTCTTCCTCATCAATTCTGAATTTGAAATCCCCGCGAAAAGCGGCATAAGCAGGCACCAGCTCTTCTTCCTTTTGCTTGAAAAATACAATTAATGCTCGCCCGACAATGACCGATTCTTTTTCGGTTTCTGCGACCCACGGCGTTCCTATCAACCAATCGGTTAACTTGTTGACAGGGTCTAGAACTGCCAGTTTTAGTGTCATAAACGGGATCAGTGCTTCGCTCCCGTCAAGTATGTTTTTTATGACGACGCCGGCTTTGACTTTTCTTTCGACAACTGCATTCCAGCAGATCATGTGAAGCTCCTTGAATAAGCGTGTAGTCGAAAACCGTAAATCAGTGTAGTCGTTAGTTGGCGAAGTGCCCGGTGCTGTGGCGGTGAATCGGGCACTGGATAACGTGATGCCGACGGAGCAATGAAAATTCCTCCATGACGGCTAGGATGCCGTCATGGAGGAGGTTCGGATATACGCACCATGACTGAAAATTAATCCGTCCCCCTTTTTCACCGCCCCTTTTTCACCCCGTGATTACCAAGCCCATGGTTGCTCAGTCTGCCCCATAAACTTCGAACCATGCAGGAACGTATTACGCTCCTGCGTAGTGGTTAGCGCAAATCGGGCCCAATGCGAATGGGCGATCACGCTCAACTCCTCTTGCCACTGCTGCTTGATTTCCAGCTCTTGGATGTTTCGCCCTTCAAGCACCTCTTCTGAGAACAAATCCACAAGCTCAATGGGTATCGCATTAGCCGAGCCTAGACGAGATCGTATGTTTACCGAGCAAAGCTCCACGACCAATCCGGCAACGCCTTTTTTCATCAACTGCTGTAGCACTCTAAGCTTTTCGCTTGCAGCAAAATTCGTTTTTTTCAGTAGGGTGTTGTAGCGCGGCTTGAAATAATTAATCAACGCTGCTTCTGCCAGGGATACCACCTCATGTCGCTGCAGTCGCACATCCCTAAGACGATTGAAATGGGCAGAATCTTGCGCATCAGTGGCCTGAGCTTCCACATTGAAGTCGCCTCCATTGCTGATGATTGTCCTCCGATGCTCGAACCGATAGAGCAAAAGTAAAACCTCGCGCTCCGGGGAATGTGTCGAGTTCTCGGCGAGAATTTGCTGAAACTTGGTATGCGACAACAAGCGATTCAACGCCGTCAGGGTATTCGTTCGTCCGATGCTCTGGCCAACATAGAGCACTTCCATATCCGTGTCGGGACGCGTCAATTCACTTTCGGCAGCCGCAACGATGACACTCACGGCAATCATCTGATCTCCTTCGGAAGTCATCACGACCATCGATGATCCGTTGGCAGCAACGGCGACACCTAAAATGTCTGCGGCACCCGCATTTGTTGGAAGACGAATCTCATAAGTAAAGGGGACCAGCGTCACCCCGTGTTCGCGCAGTACCAAAAACTCACCCAAAACGATCTGTCCATTGCGAGATAGATTTTCAGGATTCAGGTAAATGCGATGACGACTGACGATTAGATAAATGTTGGAGCCAGCGAGCGCGGCCTTATGAACTGGATTGTCCTTTATATGGTAAAGGTCTGCCGGCGTCAGCATCGATGGAAGGCTCGAATAGAGATGGGTTGCCCCTTCCATTGAAAAGAGCCTGATAGTTTCGCTCAGATCGATCACGCATCGCTCCTGTGAAGTGCATTGAAATAATTGAAGCCCACCCCAGTTCAGGGGTATTCCGTCCGTAAAAACCATTCAGAAATGGACGAACGAGGACGCGCAGGCACCGACTTCAAAGACGATGCAGCCCTGTAGCATCTCGCCAGTACAAGGTTTCTTCGAATTGGAAGCTAATAAGAAAGAAGGCCGAACACGACTGAGATATGGATTGAGCGATTTTATCCACATCTTCCATAGACGATTCCCCCTCAGGTTCGGGGCCTTTTAATCTGATGGTGCAACGCAAAGCGACAGGAAAGTCGAGTCCCTTTGTATTCTCAGCATAGATCGTAGAGTCATCTGTTACATCACCGCCATTCAATCTAAGCCCCGAGGCAAATACAGCGGACAAGCCATTACCCGCCACCTCTATTTCCCAAGCCCCCGCATTCTCAACGGCGCATTTCAGCGCTGCAATTGTGAGTGTACTATCAGCTTCCAAGCACAGATCAAGACTCATGAATCCTCCCTTTTTCCTGCCTGAACAGTTACACCAAAATTTTGAGTACGATCTTCGCGATAGTGTATTGGGCTAGTGGCTTGAACGTCTCCTTCTTGCCGTAAACTGCACCAGCTGCTCACCACCCAGTCCAAAAAACGGCTGCTTCCCTGATTACGCAGCCTCCTCACCCCTTCTTCTTAAACAATTTATTCAAGTAATACTTCAAACTGACACGATCCTTCGGCCGCGGCTTATAGTGCGTTTTATTCCTCTGCCCCGGATCAACCCCCACCCCACTCGCCGTGTAGTAATAAAGCGCAATCGACCGTCGAGTGATGCCTTCCGGCGTAGTCAACGGCTCCGGATGCCCATGGTTACTGTCCTTATCCGTATTAAAGATCACACACCGGTTGTAAACCGGTAGCACTTTCTTCAGGCATTTCTTCATCCCCACATCCCAAAGCTCCAGGTTGCCGCCGTACGCTTCCTGCCAGTCCTCGGTCAGGTAAATGATCACGTTCAGCCGCCGCTCAACGTTGAGCTTTTTGTTCAGGCGGAAATCCGAGTGCACGCCGAGGAAGCCGCCGGTTTTGGTTTCGTGCAGGCCGCCGCCGGTGAAGTAAGGATCGGGGATCAAGCCTTGTATGCCGGTGAGTTTTTCGAGGAATTCCAGCATTGGCGCGGAGTTGAAGGTGTTGAATACGTTCTTCAGGTACGGGCTGCAGGCGTTGGGGCTGATCTGGCGTTTGAGTTGGCCTTTGTAGCCGCGCTCGTAGATCTGTTCGTTGTCGGTCGGTTCGACCGGGAAGTGTTCGCGGATGCTGGCGATGACGTCTGCTTGCAGGAAGTTGTCGATGACGATGTGCGGGAATGGCGTGGCTTGGGTGTATTCGCGGGTCAGCGATTCGCCGAAAGCGCTGGCGGCGTTTTGGTCGAAGTCGAGTTCCGGGGTCAAGGTGATGGGGAGTGTTTGCGTGTTGGCTTGCATTGCCGCTCCGATGATTTTGGGCTTTCAGGGCTGGGCAAACAGGGGCTGGGGCTTGGCGCGGTGCCTGTGTTTGCTTGCTGAGTACAGTGGCGAGCAGGTTGCCATGTCGGCGATTGGCTGCCGAGTGTCCTTTGCTTAAACGTGACGCTGCGGTGTTACGGCATGTTTCCGGCTGTCACAAACGCGTCATATTTCCTCTGCTAACCTCCTCGGCGCCCTACCCTTCACCCCTGTTCTAGAGCCCCCAACCGAAGGTGCCGCCAAGGTGTTTCCGTCTCCTGTTCGCCAGCAAATTATCCTGCGTTCCGACAACCTCCGTTCGGACGACTTCGGTGCATTGTTTTCGAAGTTGTTTGGTAATCGCTATGCGGACAATCCGCCGCTGCCGTCGAACATCATGATTGGCGGGGTCTATGGGCGACATGAGGGGGTGAGTTTTCGGCGGATGCATTATCGCGGCGATTTCACGGTTGCCTTTCCCGATCCGCAGGATGAAATCACCTTCGTCATCCCCACGGCGGGCAAGATCGTTTTTAACCATGCCACTGAGTCCATCGGTGAGTCGCAGGTTGGGCTGGCGATCGACAAGGCTGACATCCGCTCGATGCGCTTCTTCAATGATCACGCGCATCACGGCATGTCGATCAATCGTCATCAACTCACCGAGCGGCTGTCGATGCTGTTGGATAAGCCGATTCTGCAGAAGATCGTTTTTGCACCCAGCGTGGACCTGAACACTGCAGCGTTTCAGGGGATTCGGGCGTTGATTGATCTGGCGACGGGGGCAGAGTTTGACCTGTTGCTCAACAGTGGAACGTTGATGCCGTCGCGGTTGCGCGAGATGTTGATTGATGCGGTGCTGGAGGCATGGCCGCACAATTTTTCCGAGGCGTTGCGGCGGCCGACGGCGATGGTTGCGCCGCGGCATGTGAAGTTGGCGGTGGAGTTTATTCAGGCGCATCCGGAGCAGTTGGTCAGTGGTGTGGATCTGGCGCGGTTGAGCCATGTGAGTCAGCGCGCGTTGCAGGAGGGCTTTCGGCGGTTTGTCGGGATGTCGATTGTGGCGTATCAGCGGCAGGTGCGGCTGGAGCGGGCTTATGAGGTTTTGAAGCGGCGGGGTTCCGGGTCGGTGACTGAGGTGGCGTTGCGTTTGGGATTCAGCAATGTGGGGCGCTTTTGTCGGTATTTTCAGGGGGCTTTTGGGGTGAGTCCGGCAAATTTGAAAGACCAGACAAGAATTCACCGTTGAGTTCGCAATACAGTAAGGGCAATTAGACTTACACTCGAACACCGCCTGTGCGGCCAACAGCGGCGAGTGTAAATAGAACTCCATTTACCTCTTAAAAAAAACAACCGGCCTGGTTACGTCAAAGGAAATTCCTTAAGGGTTTCTTCCTTGAGTTTATTAAGCGACTGCTCCAAAGCGCCTCGATAAATCATCCAGTTTTGTTTAGCCAACATCAAAGTAGCCTCGAAATCCAGATCATCAGATGCCTGTTGCAGACTGAGCAGGGCCTTTTTGTAATTGACGATAAGATTATCGTAATGCTTCACACCCGCCATCGTTAAAGACTGCGCATCAATACAAAGAGCATTGACCCGCTCATGAATAACGTGTGCTGCGTTATTCTTTTCCATCTTTTTTTTAGCAGCATCGAATGTGCTTAAATCTTCGTCCATACTTGAGTTCGTAGTGATATTTCCAGCGATCCTGCCACCCTTGGATAAGGTGTCGCTGAGAGGCGTGCCATGCGTTTTAAAACCTGACTGCTTCAATGGGGTTTGCGGGCTTGGACTTGAGACAGACTGACCATGGCTTTGCAATAGTATATGTTGGGCGGTAATCTGATTGGTCGTGGGTTTTTCTCTCTGTTGATGCGACATCATCGCCATTGATTTGCTGGTGCCATCCGAGTAATGAGCGGCTACGTGCTGATCGATTGTTGTGTGATTAGAAGAAAGGTTATCGGTAGACAGACCGGGAAACAAATTCAGCGGCTCATAAAAAACAATTGACTCCAAGGTGTGAGTTTTCCCCTCTTTGGACCAATGGGGTTTTACTGCTGATTGACCAAATGCACTTTTACCTGAGTTGATAATGCCTTCAATACTTTCATACGCCGCCAACGCATAAACAATCAAACAACCGGTATAGAACCTTCTCTCCCAAGAGCCTTTGTCTACTTGACTTGCGCGTTCAAAGAAAAACTCTAAATCGGTTTTCCTGACCTTATGCCGCGCATGTATTGCTGCACTCAGCATACCCGATTCCTCACACTCCTTGGCTATCCCCATAACAGTGACTTCGACGAGGTAGTTTTTGAATGCATCAGCTACCATTACCATATTGAGTCCTCCCTTATAAAATGAATAAAACCCTAACCTGGCAAGCGGGTAGTTGCACTTTTTCAGCATTAGACAATCAGTCTTCCCGTAATTCACGGATCTCGCTGAAACATGATCAGGCAAATATAGATCCAATTAAATAAATAGCCAGTGGAGTACAGATCGAACTCAGCCATCGAAACGCGACGGCTGAGTTCAATTGATCGCCTCAGAACTGATAGCTAGCCTTGAGGCCGCCGTTGAAGCCGTGGCTGTCGCCGCCGCCATTGGCGCCGATTTCTGCGCCCAGGCTCAGGGCGCCGAGGCTGGCCATCAAATTCACACCGCCACTGAACTGGTCGCGATTATCAAACGCGGCGCGTTGTTCGATGGCGAGGCCCAGCAGGTGGCTTTGGCTGTCGACCTGGTTGTCGCCCAGTGTGCGTTCGTAACCGACTTGTACGCCCGGCACCAATTGCCATGCGCCCATCGCCACCGGGGCGAACGCGACGTTGAGATTGGCGACGGCGCTGCGGCGGGTGGCGCTGTTGTCGTCGACGTCGAGTGACAGTTCGCTGCCCTTCTCTTTGAAGCCGTTGAGATCGAGGTGGCTGACGCGAAAACCGAGGCTTGGCTCGAAGGTCATGCCGTTGACCGGGG includes:
- a CDS encoding 2OG-Fe(II) oxygenase, which gives rise to MQANTQTLPITLTPELDFDQNAASAFGESLTREYTQATPFPHIVIDNFLQADVIASIREHFPVEPTDNEQIYERGYKGQLKRQISPNACSPYLKNVFNTFNSAPMLEFLEKLTGIQGLIPDPYFTGGGLHETKTGGFLGVHSDFRLNKKLNVERRLNVIIYLTEDWQEAYGGNLELWDVGMKKCLKKVLPVYNRCVIFNTDKDSNHGHPEPLTTPEGITRRSIALYYYTASGVGVDPGQRNKTHYKPRPKDRVSLKYYLNKLFKKKG
- a CDS encoding AraC family transcriptional regulator; the encoded protein is MFPSPVRQQIILRSDNLRSDDFGALFSKLFGNRYADNPPLPSNIMIGGVYGRHEGVSFRRMHYRGDFTVAFPDPQDEITFVIPTAGKIVFNHATESIGESQVGLAIDKADIRSMRFFNDHAHHGMSINRHQLTERLSMLLDKPILQKIVFAPSVDLNTAAFQGIRALIDLATGAEFDLLLNSGTLMPSRLREMLIDAVLEAWPHNFSEALRRPTAMVAPRHVKLAVEFIQAHPEQLVSGVDLARLSHVSQRALQEGFRRFVGMSIVAYQRQVRLERAYEVLKRRGSGSVTEVALRLGFSNVGRFCRYFQGAFGVSPANLKDQTRIHR